In a single window of the Antedon mediterranea chromosome 1, ecAntMedi1.1, whole genome shotgun sequence genome:
- the LOC140060740 gene encoding uncharacterized protein, whose amino-acid sequence MNADKTPAFLKLETKLKNLRQQAVKDELNPDQIGETFYYCTKLLDVQKSNSNCLLICLVGVGIAVALCGVALNSIQSSLHHEPCLINKDTLPPSLIGPITDCSMCEDLLSIPLYDAITREEFEVRHAYTNRPALIRNAIQNWTALTQLNFNYLKEMYLSSNIDDIQENCAFFAYRTDFLSLKDAFESITPAMQNLEDGAPNWYIGWSNCDEHIRSMVKQMTQKPYFLPERSVCYSTWIFVGTPGIGAGIHIDSVELPSWQAQIMGSKTWTLTPPPECENVCQTISATLNPGDIIVVNTNQWYHSTLVHKGSISLSIGSEYD is encoded by the exons ATGAATGCAGATAAAACACCAGCATTTTTAAAACttgaaacaaaattaaagaatttgCGACAGCAAGCTGTAAAAGATGAACTTAATCCAGATCAAATTGGTGAAACCTTTTATTATTGTACCAAGCTTTTAGATGTGCAAAAATCTAACAGTAACTGTTTATTGATTTGTTTAGTTGGTGTAGGCATAGCTGTTGCACTCTGTGGCGTGGCTTTAAACAGTATACAGTCATCTTTGCACCATGAACCATGTTTGATAAATAAAGATACACTTCCGCCATCGTTAATTGGACCAATAACTGATTGTTCTATGTGTGAAGATTTGTTATCTATTCCATTGTATGATGCAATAACTAGAGAGGAGTTTGAGGTACGACATGCATACACGAATCGACCAGCTCTTATACGTAATGCTATTCAGAATTGGACAGCTTTAACGCaacttaattttaattatttaaaagaaatgtatttatcGTCGAACATTGACGATATTCAAGAGAATTGTGCATTTTTTGCGTATCGTACCGATTTTCTCTCTTTAAAAGATGCATTTGAAAGTATCACACCTGCAATGCAGAATTTAGAGGATGGTGCACCAAACTGGTATATTGGATG GAGTAATTGTGATGAACATATTCGCAGTATGGTCAAGCAAATGACACAAAAACCTTATTTTCTGCCAGAAAGATCCGTGTGTTACTCTACATGGATCTTTGTTGGAACTCCAGGCATTGGTGCTGGCATTCAT atAGATAGTGTTGAACTTCCATCATGGCAAGCTCAGATTATGGGCAGCAAGACTTGGACTCTAACCCCGCCACCAGAATGTGAGAATGTGTGCCAGACCATTAGCGCCACACTGAACCCAGGAGATATTA ttgTGGTAAACACCAACCAGTGGTATCATTCCACTTTAGTGCACAAGGGAAGTATTAGTCTTAGTATTGGATCTGAATATGACTGA